One Phycisphaeraceae bacterium DNA window includes the following coding sequences:
- the aroC gene encoding chorismate synthase, whose protein sequence is MSALVEGMPADLEIDVAFIDAELKRRQGGYGRGGRQRIEDDRVKFLSGVRLGRTIGAPILMQVENRDSRLDDLERTPPVHRPRPGHADLAGAMKFDSDDCRNILERASARETAARVAAGALARVLLRDFGIEAFGFVRGGLDVVSTIEVTPENWKKLREVRDATEIAMPDPEAAERFMERIHAAKAAKDTVGGWCEVHLFGVPAGLGGCAQWFDRLDSRLAAAVMGIQAFKCVEIGLGRECAARLGSEVHDPITFDAARRSEPHGGFVRPRNNAGGIEGGMTNGMPIVVKGTMKPIATLGKGMPSVDLRTHEAQGSAYERSDVCAVAAASVVMENVVAFEVARAFLERYGGDTMGQLRAHVAADANRRR, encoded by the coding sequence ATGAGCGCGCTGGTCGAGGGCATGCCGGCGGATCTCGAGATCGATGTGGCCTTCATCGACGCAGAGCTGAAGCGCCGCCAAGGCGGCTATGGGCGCGGCGGTCGTCAGCGCATCGAAGACGATCGGGTGAAGTTCCTCTCCGGCGTTCGCCTCGGGCGCACCATCGGCGCGCCGATCCTGATGCAGGTGGAGAATCGCGACAGTCGACTCGATGATCTCGAGCGCACGCCGCCAGTGCATCGCCCGCGTCCGGGTCACGCCGACCTTGCCGGGGCTATGAAGTTCGACTCCGATGATTGCCGCAACATTCTCGAGCGGGCGAGCGCGCGGGAGACGGCGGCGCGGGTGGCGGCAGGAGCGCTCGCTCGCGTGTTGCTGCGCGACTTCGGCATCGAGGCCTTCGGCTTCGTGCGAGGCGGGCTGGATGTCGTCTCCACAATCGAGGTGACACCGGAGAACTGGAAGAAGCTCCGGGAGGTTCGCGACGCGACCGAGATTGCCATGCCCGATCCGGAAGCCGCCGAGCGCTTCATGGAGCGCATTCATGCGGCGAAGGCGGCGAAGGACACGGTCGGTGGCTGGTGCGAGGTGCATCTCTTCGGCGTGCCCGCTGGGCTCGGAGGATGCGCGCAGTGGTTCGATCGCCTGGATTCGCGCCTCGCGGCCGCGGTCATGGGCATCCAAGCGTTCAAGTGCGTCGAGATCGGCCTCGGCCGCGAGTGTGCGGCGCGGCTGGGCAGCGAAGTGCATGACCCCATCACCTTCGATGCAGCGCGGCGCAGCGAGCCCCATGGCGGCTTTGTTCGACCTCGGAACAACGCCGGCGGGATCGAAGGCGGCATGACGAACGGCATGCCGATTGTCGTGAAGGGCACCATGAAGCCGATCGCCACACTCGGGAAGGGCATGCCCAGCGTCGATCTTCGCACCCATGAGGCGCAGGGCAGCGCGTATGAGCGCAGTGATGTCTGTGCCGTCGCCGCCGCCAGCGTGGTCATGGAGAATGTCGTGGCGTTCGAAGTCGCGCGAGCGTTCCTCGAGCGCTATGGCGGCGACACGATGGGCCAGCTTCGTGCGCATGTCGCGGCCGACGCGAACCGCCGCCGATAA
- a CDS encoding MFS transporter — translation MSAPESLRSAGRPAIVALIVLTGLNLLNYVDRYVISALVTLLEKPFEEGGLHLNETRIGLVFSAFLIVYTLTAPFFGAMADRLPRLHLLAISVAVWSLVTASCGLAAGFISLLVLRALTGVGEAAYAAIAPAVLADHFKIGVRGRVMAIFNAAIPVGAALGFILGGLVGGWFGWRGAFLIVGLPGVLLAFIIYGLKDPPRGANDALSPAEGRSMRPPGFRASLAMLSRPRYAFASLGYAMQTAGFGALAVWAPKFLEAAHGLSREKASMGFGAVIVVTGLGGTLLGGFLADRLYQRTPRAHLLVAGATTFLAAPFIFMAGLVAGDAAVWACIVMGSLMLVMSVGPINSHLANLLGPKERGTGMALAILVLHLLGDVPSVPIIGTVAGASGWPAAMAVTAAFTAVGGVIWLLGALREPAQHGPGSRAPEVVG, via the coding sequence ATGAGTGCGCCTGAGTCATTGCGAAGTGCAGGTCGGCCCGCGATCGTCGCGCTCATCGTGCTCACCGGGCTCAACCTTCTCAACTATGTCGATCGCTATGTCATCTCCGCGCTCGTCACGCTTCTTGAGAAGCCGTTCGAAGAGGGCGGGCTGCACCTCAACGAGACGCGCATCGGACTCGTCTTCTCGGCATTCCTGATTGTCTACACGCTCACCGCGCCATTCTTCGGCGCCATGGCTGACCGCCTGCCGCGCCTTCACCTGCTCGCGATCTCCGTGGCAGTGTGGAGCCTGGTCACGGCGTCGTGCGGACTTGCGGCGGGTTTCATCTCGCTCTTGGTGCTGCGGGCCCTGACGGGCGTGGGCGAAGCGGCCTATGCGGCGATTGCGCCAGCAGTCCTCGCCGATCACTTCAAGATCGGCGTGCGCGGTCGCGTGATGGCCATCTTCAACGCGGCGATTCCCGTCGGAGCGGCGCTCGGCTTCATTCTCGGGGGGCTCGTGGGCGGGTGGTTTGGCTGGCGCGGCGCATTCCTCATCGTGGGACTTCCGGGCGTGCTGCTCGCGTTCATCATCTATGGATTGAAGGATCCGCCGCGCGGTGCGAATGACGCGCTCTCACCGGCCGAGGGGCGCTCGATGCGTCCGCCCGGCTTCCGGGCATCACTCGCGATGCTCTCGCGGCCGCGCTATGCCTTCGCTTCGCTTGGCTACGCCATGCAGACCGCGGGGTTCGGGGCCCTCGCGGTCTGGGCCCCCAAGTTCCTTGAAGCGGCGCATGGCCTCTCGCGCGAGAAGGCGTCGATGGGCTTCGGTGCCGTCATCGTCGTCACTGGACTTGGCGGCACGCTTCTCGGCGGGTTCCTTGCGGATCGCCTCTATCAGCGCACGCCTCGCGCGCACCTCCTGGTCGCTGGTGCAACGACCTTCCTTGCCGCGCCGTTCATCTTCATGGCCGGGCTCGTCGCGGGCGATGCCGCCGTGTGGGCGTGCATCGTCATGGGGAGCTTGATGCTGGTGATGTCCGTCGGCCCCATCAACTCGCACCTTGCCAACTTGCTCGGACCGAAGGAGCGCGGCACCGGCATGGCCCTCGCGATTCTTGTTCTTCACTTGCTGGGCGATGTACCGAGCGTGCCGATCATCGGCACCGTGGCGGGCGCGAGCGGATGGCCTGCGGCGATGGCTGTGACCGCCGCCTTCACCGCAGTCGGGGGCGTGATCTGGCTGCTTGGGGCGCTTCGAGAACCGGCGCAGCATGGCCCCGGCTCGCGAGCGCCGGAAGTCGTGGGCTGA
- a CDS encoding type I 3-dehydroquinate dehydratase, protein MNLVAVAIPVDDESEIEAALAAAQSAVTDGARLVEWRVDAMVDRLLPNDASAALMAVERLCRESPAPSVVTIRSAREGGEFRGEDRDRLSLLQAIGASDAPPLYIDVEEETFERSANLRQKVRLAVDHERQPRGLTTSLILSAHDFNGRPAALQRRLATMAAEPACAVMKVAWRARSLRDNLEAFELLRDRPRPMVALCMGEFGLMSRVLAPKFGGLFTFARGATTPETAAGQPTVRELFERWRYGRIGAATEVYGVIGWPVGHSRSPDLHNAGFDAIGADAIHLPMPIEGSWESFKATVGAMIDLAPLDFRGASVTLPHKEHLVRFVREHGGTLCPLSEASGSANTLLVRRADAGAERAPAGDLSKQARATPDSPGLSGRPHLEAVNTDAPAAVAALEAVRPLREARVALLGAGGVARSVALGLLHAGAAVTLFNRSAARAESLLEALSSVAPGDARSRLSMGGTLEALGTRGAGENFTVVVNCTSVGLVGGDAAGASPVPSNFTMGPGMIVMDTVYRPRETPLLRTARASGAIAIDGSEMFIRQAEAQFRLWTGRAPPEGLFRSVFERGASEP, encoded by the coding sequence GTGAATCTCGTGGCTGTCGCCATTCCAGTGGACGATGAGAGCGAGATCGAGGCAGCGCTCGCAGCGGCGCAGTCGGCGGTGACCGATGGAGCACGCTTGGTCGAGTGGCGCGTGGACGCGATGGTCGATCGCCTGCTTCCCAATGACGCCAGCGCGGCGCTCATGGCGGTCGAGCGCCTCTGCCGCGAGAGTCCGGCGCCGAGTGTGGTCACCATTCGCTCGGCTCGCGAAGGAGGTGAGTTCCGCGGCGAGGATCGCGATCGGCTCTCCCTCCTCCAGGCGATCGGCGCGAGTGATGCGCCGCCGCTCTACATCGATGTCGAGGAGGAGACCTTCGAGCGCAGCGCAAATCTGCGCCAGAAGGTCCGATTGGCGGTCGATCACGAACGGCAACCGAGGGGGCTGACCACTTCGCTCATTCTCAGCGCGCACGACTTCAACGGGCGCCCGGCGGCGCTGCAGCGGCGCCTCGCCACCATGGCGGCGGAGCCCGCCTGCGCGGTGATGAAGGTGGCGTGGCGAGCCCGATCGCTGCGCGACAACCTCGAAGCGTTCGAGCTGCTGCGAGACAGGCCTCGACCGATGGTGGCGCTCTGCATGGGCGAGTTCGGTCTGATGAGCCGAGTGCTCGCGCCGAAGTTCGGCGGGCTCTTCACCTTTGCGCGCGGCGCGACGACACCGGAAACGGCGGCCGGTCAGCCGACGGTGCGAGAGCTCTTCGAGCGATGGCGCTACGGGCGCATCGGGGCGGCGACGGAGGTCTATGGCGTCATCGGATGGCCCGTCGGGCACTCCCGTTCGCCAGATCTTCACAACGCGGGCTTCGACGCCATTGGCGCCGACGCGATCCATCTTCCGATGCCGATCGAGGGAAGTTGGGAGAGCTTCAAGGCGACGGTTGGTGCAATGATCGATCTTGCGCCCCTCGACTTCCGCGGCGCGAGCGTCACCCTGCCGCACAAGGAGCATCTGGTGCGCTTCGTGCGCGAACATGGCGGCACGCTCTGTCCCCTGAGCGAGGCGAGCGGGAGCGCGAACACGCTTCTGGTGCGACGAGCCGATGCAGGTGCGGAGCGAGCCCCGGCCGGTGACTTGTCCAAGCAGGCACGAGCAACACCTGATTCGCCGGGGCTTTCAGGGCGCCCCCATCTTGAAGCGGTGAATACCGATGCGCCGGCTGCGGTCGCAGCGCTTGAAGCGGTGCGTCCGCTGCGCGAGGCGCGCGTGGCGCTGCTCGGCGCTGGCGGCGTCGCCCGATCCGTTGCGCTCGGGTTGCTGCATGCGGGTGCCGCTGTGACGCTCTTCAACAGGAGTGCGGCGCGGGCGGAATCGCTGCTTGAGGCGCTTTCATCGGTGGCGCCCGGTGACGCGCGGTCGCGGCTCTCGATGGGCGGGACGCTCGAAGCTCTCGGCACTCGCGGGGCGGGGGAGAACTTCACCGTTGTCGTGAATTGCACGAGTGTCGGCCTCGTTGGCGGTGACGCGGCCGGAGCATCGCCCGTGCCCTCGAACTTCACCATGGGCCCGGGCATGATCGTGATGGACACCGTCTATCGGCCCCGCGAAACACCTCTCCTGCGCACAGCACGAGCCTCGGGCGCGATCGCCATTGATGGAAGCGAGATGTTCATCCGCCAGGCGGAGGCGCAGTTCCGACTCTGGACCGGGCGCGCGCCACCCGAGGGGCTCTTCCGCTCAGTGTTCGAGCGAGGCGCGAGCGAGCCATGA
- a CDS encoding ABC transporter permease yields the protein MGAILAIARKDISLLLRDRTAAFFVFIFPIFVALFFGIIFGGGSRPGGGSAIPIAVVDESGGPRALALRRDLERDSAVAVTTLESRADGETLVRRGRVMACVVIPNGFDTGMMQLFAGGGLTLHLVVDPSRAAEAGLLEGKLNELAFRQLSSLMQDTSAMREATAVGRAALLLSGLPSEQRQALSSVFSGLDRFAESRALEEASAAGKAPGAAAGEGDADPSRDDARGAAGTDASDTTVESDTGFAWRPLRVEVSQVTDERKRPRSSFEISFGQGMVWGLMSCVTAFGASIAEERSRGTLLRLRTAPIRRRQILLGKALAAFSACMLVQCMLLALGTLPYFSIWISSVPLMILTTLTTSLGFAGLMMMLAGLTRTEGGAQGLGRALVLVLAMIGGGTIPIFLMPGWLQTFSSISPFSWAVRAIDGYTWRAFSLEEMALPLSVLAAFGIIGFIVGTVSMRWQEE from the coding sequence ATGGGAGCCATCCTCGCCATCGCTCGCAAGGACATCTCGCTGCTTCTGCGCGATCGCACCGCAGCGTTCTTCGTCTTCATCTTTCCGATCTTCGTGGCGCTCTTCTTCGGAATCATTTTCGGTGGTGGTTCGCGTCCGGGAGGCGGAAGCGCCATTCCAATCGCGGTTGTCGATGAGTCTGGCGGACCTCGCGCGCTCGCGCTGCGCCGCGATCTCGAGCGCGACTCGGCGGTCGCCGTCACCACCCTCGAGTCCCGCGCCGATGGTGAGACGCTGGTCCGTCGCGGCCGCGTGATGGCCTGCGTGGTGATCCCGAACGGCTTCGACACCGGCATGATGCAGCTCTTTGCCGGAGGTGGATTGACGCTGCACCTCGTCGTCGATCCTTCACGAGCGGCGGAAGCCGGACTGCTTGAAGGCAAACTCAATGAGCTGGCCTTTCGTCAACTGAGTTCGCTCATGCAGGACACCTCGGCGATGCGCGAGGCCACCGCCGTCGGGCGCGCCGCGCTTCTCCTCTCCGGACTTCCCAGCGAGCAGCGTCAGGCGCTCTCCAGTGTCTTCAGCGGACTCGATCGCTTTGCCGAGTCGAGAGCGTTGGAGGAGGCGAGCGCGGCTGGCAAAGCACCCGGCGCCGCAGCCGGCGAGGGCGATGCGGACCCGTCACGCGATGACGCTCGCGGAGCGGCTGGAACCGACGCCTCCGACACAACTGTCGAGAGTGACACCGGCTTCGCGTGGCGCCCGCTGCGCGTCGAGGTCTCCCAGGTCACCGATGAGCGCAAGCGACCTCGCTCCAGTTTCGAAATCAGCTTCGGACAAGGCATGGTGTGGGGACTGATGAGCTGCGTGACGGCGTTCGGAGCGTCGATCGCCGAGGAGCGCTCGCGCGGCACGCTGCTTCGCCTGCGGACGGCGCCCATCCGACGACGACAGATTCTGCTCGGCAAGGCGCTCGCCGCGTTCTCCGCCTGCATGCTCGTCCAGTGCATGCTGCTGGCGCTCGGCACGCTGCCCTACTTCAGTATCTGGATCAGCAGTGTTCCACTGATGATTCTCACCACGCTGACCACATCGCTCGGATTCGCCGGGCTCATGATGATGCTCGCGGGCCTCACGCGCACCGAGGGTGGCGCTCAGGGGCTCGGCCGAGCGCTCGTTCTGGTGCTGGCGATGATCGGCGGGGGCACCATTCCCATCTTCCTGATGCCGGGATGGCTTCAGACCTTCAGTTCGATCAGTCCGTTCTCGTGGGCCGTGCGCGCGATCGACGGGTACACCTGGCGCGCCTTCTCACTCGAGGAGATGGCGCTTCCACTCTCCGTGCTCGCGGCCTTTGGCATCATCGGCTTCATTGTCGGCACCGTCAGCATGCGCTGGCAGGAAGAGTGA
- a CDS encoding ABC transporter ATP-binding protein, whose protein sequence is MLRLVDIRKRFGAIQAVDGLSLEVRRGEVFGLLGPNGAGKSTTISICIGLLSPDSGTVELDGVGSPREPLTRRHLGLAPQSLALYDDLTAEENLLFFGRLYGVAAPRRRAAELLDTVGLASRGRDRVKGFSGGMKRRLNLAVALVHEPELVLLDEPTAGVDPQSRASLLELVRRLASSGVTVVYTTHYMDEAQRVCDRVAIVDHGRVLALGTVDELLRQFGGQVTVVVERGEQVERHTTSNPLAVIASALGQGDATGVRVERPDLESVFLALTGRSLRD, encoded by the coding sequence GTGCTGCGCCTGGTTGACATTCGCAAGAGGTTCGGAGCCATTCAAGCCGTGGATGGTCTCTCGCTCGAGGTCCGCCGCGGTGAGGTCTTCGGTTTGCTTGGCCCCAACGGCGCGGGAAAGAGCACGACCATCTCGATCTGCATCGGGCTTCTCTCCCCCGACTCAGGCACTGTTGAACTCGACGGCGTGGGATCGCCTCGCGAACCCCTCACCCGGCGACACCTCGGGCTTGCGCCGCAGAGCCTGGCGCTCTACGACGATCTGACCGCCGAGGAGAACCTCCTCTTCTTCGGTCGTCTGTATGGCGTCGCTGCGCCGAGACGGCGCGCCGCGGAACTGCTCGACACCGTCGGCCTCGCCTCGCGCGGCCGTGATCGTGTGAAGGGCTTCTCCGGGGGGATGAAGCGACGGCTGAATCTCGCCGTCGCGCTCGTCCACGAGCCGGAACTGGTTCTCCTCGATGAACCGACCGCGGGCGTCGATCCTCAGAGCCGCGCCAGCCTGCTCGAACTGGTCCGACGCCTCGCCTCGAGCGGTGTCACCGTCGTCTACACCACGCACTACATGGACGAAGCGCAGCGCGTTTGCGATCGCGTCGCGATCGTCGATCACGGGCGCGTGCTCGCGCTGGGCACGGTCGATGAGCTGCTTCGGCAGTTCGGCGGCCAGGTGACCGTGGTGGTCGAGCGCGGCGAACAGGTCGAGCGGCACACGACTTCGAATCCGCTCGCCGTCATCGCTTCGGCGCTCGGGCAGGGCGACGCCACGGGTGTGCGCGTCGAGCGACCGGACCTTGAGAGCGTCTTTCTGGCTCTCACAGGAAGGAGCCTGCGCGACTGA